From a region of the Mobula birostris isolate sMobBir1 chromosome 28, sMobBir1.hap1, whole genome shotgun sequence genome:
- the LOC140189262 gene encoding histone H2AX-like, with the protein MSGRGKGGAGKVRSKAKSRSSRAGLQFPVGRVHRLLRKGNYAERVGAGAPVYLAAVLEYLTAEILELAGNAARDNKKTRIIPRHLQLAVRNDEELNKLLGGVTIAQGGVLPNIQAVLLPKKTGGASK; encoded by the coding sequence ATGTCTGGACGTGGAAAAGGCGGCGCCGGCAAAGTTCGGTCCAAGGCCAAATCTCGCTCATCTCGGGCTGGACTGCAGTTCCCGGTCGGCCGGGTTCACAGACTCCTAAGAAAGGGCAACTATGCTGAGCGGGTGGGTGCCGGAGCCCCGGTCTAtctggctgctgtgctcgagtATCTGACAGCCGAAATCCTCGAATTGGCCGGCAACGCGGCCCGGGACAATAAGAAAACCCGCATCATCCCCCGACACCTGCAGCTGGCCGTCCGCAACGACGAGGAGCTCAACAAGCTGCTGGGAGGGGTGACTATCGCTCAGGGCGGTGTGTTACCCAATATCCAGGCTGTGCTGTTGCCCAAGAAAACCGGCGGTGCCAGTAAGTGA